A stretch of Syntrophus gentianae DNA encodes these proteins:
- a CDS encoding sigma-54-dependent transcriptional regulator, giving the protein MNILVVDDEINIRKTLSICLETEGYRVVAVSNFEDALSEASRESFGIAFVDLRLGAADGLDLIPDLLATTPWIRIIVITAYATVESAVEAMKRGATDYLPKPFTPAQVKLAVRKALDMLALEQKIVSLKEDLGRSRPETDFSSSSLAMNRAVELARSAAPSDATLLLRGETGTGKSVLAKAIHSWSSRAARPFSVLSCPSLSPELLESELFGHVKGAFTGAVRDNPGRISACNGGTIFLDEIGDLPLSLQPKLLRFVQDKEYERVGDYVTRHADVRILAATSMDLEESVRQGRFREDLYYRLNVIQIEIPPLRERPDDAIALAEHLLLFFGRACHRSVSGFTDEVLHLFRSYRWPGNVRELRNVVERAVILCRGKRIGGEDLPDNLRPSQNPTVQIGDPVSLEQIEEAHIRRILAGTRSLQEAADILGIDQATLWRRRKQYGI; this is encoded by the coding sequence TTGAATATTCTGGTGGTTGATGATGAGATCAATATTCGCAAAACGTTGTCCATCTGCCTTGAAACAGAGGGATACCGCGTTGTTGCCGTCAGCAATTTTGAAGACGCCCTTTCCGAAGCTTCCCGCGAATCCTTCGGGATCGCCTTCGTCGACCTCCGCCTGGGGGCGGCCGATGGGCTGGATCTTATTCCCGACCTACTGGCCACAACCCCCTGGATTCGAATCATCGTGATTACAGCCTACGCCACAGTTGAAAGCGCCGTGGAAGCCATGAAAAGGGGAGCGACGGACTATCTCCCCAAACCCTTTACACCGGCTCAGGTCAAGCTCGCCGTCCGCAAGGCGTTGGATATGCTTGCCCTGGAACAGAAGATTGTTTCTCTGAAGGAAGACCTTGGCCGGTCACGTCCGGAAACCGATTTTTCCTCCTCCAGTCTGGCCATGAACCGTGCCGTCGAACTGGCGCGTTCGGCAGCCCCTTCCGATGCCACGCTGCTGCTTCGGGGAGAAACGGGAACGGGGAAAAGTGTCCTGGCAAAGGCCATTCATTCCTGGAGTTCAAGGGCAGCCAGGCCTTTCAGCGTCCTTTCCTGCCCCTCCCTGTCGCCGGAACTGCTGGAAAGTGAACTCTTCGGACACGTCAAGGGGGCCTTTACGGGCGCCGTCCGGGACAATCCCGGCCGAATCAGCGCCTGCAACGGCGGCACCATCTTCCTGGACGAGATCGGCGACCTGCCTCTTTCTCTTCAACCAAAGCTGCTTCGCTTTGTCCAGGATAAGGAGTATGAACGCGTCGGCGATTATGTCACCCGTCACGCCGATGTCCGGATCCTTGCCGCCACCTCCATGGATCTGGAGGAATCCGTCCGGCAAGGTCGTTTCCGGGAGGATCTCTACTATCGTCTGAATGTCATCCAGATTGAAATCCCTCCCCTTCGAGAGCGGCCCGATGACGCAATTGCCCTGGCAGAACATCTCCTGCTCTTTTTTGGCAGGGCCTGCCACCGGAGCGTTTCAGGGTTTACCGACGAGGTCCTCCATCTTTTTCGCTCTTACCGCTGGCCGGGAAACGTGAGAGAACTGCGCAACGTTGTTGAACGGGCGGTTATTCTCTGCCGCGGGAAACGGATCGGTGGAGAGGATCTTCCCGATAACCTGCGCCCTTCCCAAAACCCGACGGTTCAAATCGGAGATCCCGTTTCCCTTGAGCAAATCGAAGAAGCGCACATCCGCCGGATTTTGGCGGGTACGCGATCGCTGCAGGAAGCGGCGGACATCCTCGGCATCGACCAGGCCACCCTCTGGCGCCGCCGTAAACAATACGGCATCTGA
- a CDS encoding calcium-binding protein has protein sequence MATVTLNQSFDFLTPQDWQWEVNESSDSFFSITDGVHTQTFRGSFSYDHYGVHGTVTSTNFYIHGDEVYKVLGMLADANKLQDYLETYGDTQKTYAYVLQGADSITGSGGDDRILGYAGNDKLYGGAGNDKLDGGAGNDYMKGGSGNDIYYINSTGDTVYETVGAGTDRVYATVSDTLDANVENLYLSGTAAKGTGNTLNNIIHGTNYTNNLYGLAGNDTIYGMGGNDKLYGGTGNDKMNGGSGNDYLYGDASTDNLIGGLGTDRLYGGSDSYRDVFDFNSITESKVGSSYRDNVYNFKSGIDDIDLKTIDANANLSGDQSFHFSNKTAAAYSVWYVQADIDSDGLKDDIIVKCDVNGNTTADFELGVVGVTTVAAGDFVL, from the coding sequence ATGGCTACTGTTACATTAAATCAGAGTTTTGATTTTCTGACCCCTCAAGACTGGCAATGGGAAGTGAATGAATCTTCCGATTCATTTTTTTCAATAACTGACGGGGTGCATACACAAACATTCAGGGGTAGTTTTTCCTACGATCATTATGGTGTTCACGGAACCGTTACCAGTACAAATTTTTACATTCACGGAGATGAGGTCTACAAGGTTTTAGGGATGTTAGCCGACGCCAACAAACTTCAGGATTATTTGGAAACTTACGGAGATACTCAGAAAACATACGCATATGTTTTACAAGGAGCTGATTCCATTACCGGCAGCGGTGGGGATGACAGAATTCTGGGTTATGCCGGCAACGATAAACTCTATGGTGGAGCCGGCAACGACAAGCTCGATGGGGGCGCTGGGAATGACTATATGAAAGGCGGGTCTGGCAACGACATATACTATATTAATAGCACCGGAGATACTGTTTATGAGACTGTGGGTGCCGGGACTGATAGAGTTTATGCAACGGTTAGCGATACCCTGGATGCCAATGTGGAAAATCTTTATCTCTCTGGCACAGCAGCGAAAGGAACGGGCAACACTCTCAATAATATCATCCATGGCACCAATTATACCAACAATCTCTATGGTCTTGCCGGTAACGATACCATCTACGGAATGGGCGGCAACGATAAACTCTATGGTGGTACCGGCAACGATAAGATGAATGGTGGCTCTGGCAACGACTACCTGTATGGCGATGCTAGCACCGATAATCTGATAGGGGGCTTGGGCACAGACAGACTGTATGGCGGCAGCGACTCTTATCGTGATGTGTTTGATTTCAATAGTATCACTGAGTCCAAAGTGGGTTCATCATACCGGGACAATGTCTACAATTTCAAATCCGGCATCGACGATATTGACCTTAAGACGATCGATGCAAATGCAAACCTCTCTGGTGACCAATCTTTCCATTTCAGTAATAAGACGGCAGCGGCCTATTCTGTTTGGTATGTACAAGCTGACATCGATTCAGATGGTTTGAAAGATGATATTATCGTCAAGTGCGATGTCAACGGCAACACCACTGCCGACTTTGAACTTGGAGTCGTTGGCGTAACCACTGTCGCTGCTGGTGATTTTGTGCTTTAG
- a CDS encoding DUF4410 domain-containing protein, whose amino-acid sequence MKKGRRFLIFIFLFIGFYGCAGTTPTAEFKKQISADNRLCVDDEANVKLSALEGVVLSEIARQRLETRIREAINSKKKNVQCTRPDKRSFNLESKITQYDEGNAFARAMLAGLGQIHIGGDFILMRLAEAGNESVADFTLKKTFAWGGIYGASVRVEDIEVTFAEGIAETIVAQSAAKADSSQATPGMSMKENK is encoded by the coding sequence ATGAAAAAAGGGCGGAGATTTCTTATTTTTATTTTTTTATTCATTGGTTTTTATGGCTGTGCAGGTACTACGCCTACAGCAGAATTTAAAAAACAAATTAGCGCTGATAACCGTTTGTGTGTCGATGATGAAGCAAACGTAAAACTTTCAGCATTAGAAGGAGTTGTATTGAGTGAAATAGCTCGCCAGCGTCTGGAAACTCGCATTCGAGAAGCTATCAATAGCAAGAAAAAGAATGTGCAATGCACAAGACCCGATAAGCGTTCATTTAATCTTGAGTCAAAGATTACACAGTATGACGAGGGGAATGCCTTTGCCCGGGCTATGTTAGCTGGTCTAGGGCAGATTCACATTGGTGGGGATTTTATTCTGATGAGATTAGCGGAAGCCGGAAATGAGTCTGTAGCTGACTTCACCCTTAAAAAGACCTTTGCCTGGGGCGGAATATATGGTGCCTCCGTTAGAGTAGAGGACATAGAAGTAACTTTTGCCGAAGGTATAGCTGAGACAATTGTAGCACAAAGTGCAGCAAAGGCGGATTCATCCCAAGCGACTCCGGGAATGAGTATGAAAGAAAATAAATAG